A section of the Anabaena cylindrica PCC 7122 genome encodes:
- a CDS encoding ABC exporter membrane fusion protein, with the protein MSQKLLLKPGNKKLVALIIAATAITGGIIVYGISQSGQFSRAVSSETIPTTPPRRQKVTALGRLEPEAEVISLSAPLALDGDRIAQILVKEGDLVDEGQTVAILDSRDRLETAVLQAKQQVRMTQARLAQVEAGARAGEIQAQQANIERIKAQWAGERTAQEEAVGRIQAQWQGDQIAQAATIRKLEAELENAQIEYQRYEQLSLAGAVSHSAFDSKRLSWETAKQQLDEAQAVLNRINTTASRQLAEAEITLTRINATSNKQLRQAQATLTSIAEIRPVDIELAKTKVENAIAALKRSETELNGAFIKAPMAGQIIKTHTKVGEKINSSGIADLAQTDQMMAVAEVYQTDISKVQLGHSAVITSQAFPGELRGTVAQIGLQVNRQNVFSNQPGENLDSRVVEVKIRLSSEDSKQVAGLTNLQVQTAIEL; encoded by the coding sequence ATGAGTCAAAAACTATTACTAAAACCAGGAAATAAAAAATTAGTTGCCTTAATAATTGCTGCTACTGCTATTACAGGTGGAATCATTGTATATGGTATTTCCCAATCTGGGCAGTTTAGTCGAGCAGTTTCATCTGAAACTATACCAACTACCCCCCCACGCAGGCAAAAAGTCACAGCATTAGGACGACTAGAGCCAGAAGCGGAAGTCATTAGCTTATCTGCGCCTTTAGCTTTAGACGGCGATCGCATTGCCCAGATTTTAGTTAAAGAAGGCGATCTTGTGGACGAGGGACAAACTGTAGCAATTCTAGACTCACGCGATCGCTTAGAAACTGCTGTGCTACAAGCTAAACAACAAGTGAGAATGACGCAAGCTAGACTTGCTCAAGTTGAAGCCGGAGCTAGAGCCGGAGAAATTCAGGCACAGCAAGCAAACATTGAACGCATAAAAGCACAATGGGCAGGAGAAAGAACGGCGCAAGAAGAAGCAGTTGGCCGTATCCAAGCACAATGGCAAGGAGATCAAATCGCGCAAGCAGCCACAATTAGGAAATTAGAAGCAGAACTTGAAAATGCACAAATCGAATATCAACGCTATGAACAACTATCTTTGGCAGGAGCTGTTTCTCATTCGGCCTTTGACAGTAAGCGTTTGAGTTGGGAAACTGCCAAACAACAATTAGACGAAGCTCAAGCAGTTCTCAACCGCATCAACACCACTGCCAGCAGACAACTTGCCGAAGCCGAAATAACACTCACCCGGATTAATGCCACCAGTAACAAACAGCTCAGACAAGCTCAAGCTACACTGACTAGTATTGCAGAGATTCGACCTGTAGATATTGAACTAGCAAAAACAAAAGTAGAAAATGCGATCGCCGCACTCAAACGCAGCGAAACCGAGTTAAATGGGGCTTTTATCAAAGCACCAATGGCCGGGCAGATCATTAAAACTCATACCAAAGTGGGAGAAAAAATTAATAGTAGTGGCATTGCAGACTTAGCCCAAACCGACCAAATGATGGCAGTGGCAGAAGTTTATCAAACCGATATCAGCAAAGTGCAACTAGGACATTCAGCCGTGATTACCAGTCAAGCATTTCCTGGTGAACTCCGAGGCACTGTTGCTCAGATTGGCCTGCAAGTGAATCGACAAAATGTGTTTAGTAATCAGCCCGGAGAAAATCTTGATAGCCGTGTAGTTGAAGTCAAAATTCGCCTTAGCTCCGAAGACAGCAAACAAGTTGCAGGTTTAACAAACTTGCAAGTACAGACAGCAATTGAACTGTAA